Proteins found in one Fulvitalea axinellae genomic segment:
- a CDS encoding FecR family protein, which translates to MIEFEKMAVWEQILALIKKRDRGERLTDEETEFLGEWREEEIEGLRETENRIGAIAERRRSEADPLKAWEAFEKKVDKPRKIRRIEPVRKSAWSGYRMVAVFALVLSASVVMTWYGSDSLQTPVAETVQQKHDPYSQNVTLVLHDGSSLDLDEPLADSLPEGIDFKGRRAVYRSVAERQEKMRFNEIIVPKGKRYEIELSDGTEVWLNGGSRMRYPVNFVSQNRVVELEGEACFDVAHNKEKPFVVKTDDVKVRVLGTLFNINAYRGGDDVRTTLVEGSVEASAGEGFTRRLKPGDQLRWDRDENVGEVQKVDPNVYTAWVDGKLRFENLYMSDLIPMLENWYGVEIQNENGDLDKIHYTGQFEQEDIRTVLEILKDFQDFKYEIYGNVVFIK; encoded by the coding sequence ATGATCGAATTCGAAAAAATGGCAGTGTGGGAACAAATATTAGCGCTAATAAAAAAGAGGGATAGGGGAGAACGACTGACTGACGAAGAGACCGAGTTTTTAGGCGAATGGCGAGAAGAGGAGATTGAGGGTTTGAGGGAGACCGAAAACAGGATTGGGGCCATAGCCGAAAGGAGGAGATCCGAAGCCGATCCGCTGAAAGCTTGGGAGGCTTTTGAAAAGAAAGTGGACAAACCTCGGAAAATCCGGCGGATTGAGCCGGTCCGAAAGTCCGCTTGGTCGGGTTACCGGATGGTCGCCGTTTTCGCTCTCGTGTTGTCGGCCTCTGTCGTGATGACTTGGTACGGAAGCGATTCTTTGCAAACTCCCGTCGCGGAAACTGTGCAACAGAAACACGACCCGTATAGTCAGAACGTTACTCTGGTGCTTCATGACGGAAGCTCACTGGATCTTGACGAGCCCCTTGCGGACTCGTTGCCGGAGGGTATCGACTTCAAAGGTCGTCGGGCCGTGTATAGGTCCGTGGCCGAAAGGCAGGAGAAGATGCGCTTCAATGAGATTATTGTGCCTAAAGGTAAGCGCTATGAGATTGAGCTTTCCGACGGTACGGAAGTGTGGCTTAACGGAGGCTCCAGAATGCGCTACCCGGTAAACTTTGTAAGCCAAAACAGAGTGGTGGAGCTGGAAGGAGAGGCCTGTTTTGATGTGGCGCACAACAAGGAAAAGCCTTTTGTTGTAAAGACTGATGATGTGAAAGTCAGGGTATTGGGGACGCTTTTTAACATAAACGCCTACCGTGGTGGCGATGACGTAAGGACGACTTTGGTTGAAGGTTCCGTAGAGGCTTCCGCCGGCGAAGGTTTTACCAGACGCCTGAAGCCGGGCGACCAGCTTCGCTGGGACCGTGACGAGAATGTCGGAGAGGTCCAAAAAGTGGATCCGAATGTATATACGGCTTGGGTGGACGGGAAACTCCGTTTCGAAAACCTGTATATGAGCGATTTGATACCGATGCTTGAGAATTGGTACGGAGTGGAGATTCAGAACGAGAATGGAGATCTGGACAAAATCCACTATACCGGTCAGTTTGAGCAAGAAGACATAAGGACTGTGCTTGAGATACTTAAGGATTTTCAGGATTTCAAGTACGAGATTTACGGTAACGTAGTCTTCATTAAGTGA
- a CDS encoding 6-pyruvoyl trahydropterin synthase family protein translates to MIYLSKELSFCAAHQLYNPNWSKEKNEEVFEGCAHENWHGHNYDLTVTVKGDPNPETGMVMNFKDLKKIVKKEIIKKVDHKNLNLDVDFMKGKMTTCEVFVKEMWNVLAPKVLEATDGNVQLHCLKLYETKTSFAEYYGE, encoded by the coding sequence ATGATCTATTTAAGTAAGGAGCTGAGCTTTTGTGCGGCGCACCAATTATACAATCCGAATTGGTCGAAAGAAAAAAACGAAGAGGTGTTCGAAGGCTGTGCGCACGAAAACTGGCACGGACATAACTACGACTTGACCGTAACCGTAAAAGGTGACCCGAACCCGGAGACGGGCATGGTAATGAACTTCAAAGACCTTAAAAAGATCGTCAAGAAGGAAATTATCAAAAAAGTGGACCATAAGAACCTGAACTTGGACGTGGATTTCATGAAAGGTAAAATGACGACTTGCGAGGTGTTCGTGAAGGAAATGTGGAACGTGCTGGCGCCGAAGGTGCTCGAGGCCACCGACGGCAACGTGCAGTTGCATTGCCTGAAACTCTACGAAACCAAGACTAGCTTCGCCGAATATTACGGAGAGTAA
- a CDS encoding DUF58 domain-containing protein, protein MIRVWKSLRLSPRFFYMFSGVVLLYVLSFVLPLLYIPAHVCLVACFVVVVADIFRLFANKEAVEAERETAKTFSLSDENTIRVKVKNLTGLRLDCELYDDIPAEFQLRDLSFRLELKAGETKKFTYKLRPTRRGELAFGNLNIVSRTNWGFVRRLDKIPAGCTVAVYPSVKQMREYELQAFSRVTTVEGLKKLRRIGHSYEFEQVKPYVQGDDFRNINWKATGRGGALMVNQYEDEKAQDIYCVIDKSRNMRMPFEGMSLLDYAINTSLAISNVALRKEDRAGLLTFSDSIGTVIKSDRKRTQLRSILNALYNEQERDLESNYELLYTVIRKFMPQRSLLMLFTNFESVTAMERVLPLLRKIGRLHLLVVVFFENTEVKAIAGDPATDLRGIYEKTVAKQFVQEKDRIAQVLANHGIQVIKTTPKDLSINALNKYLELKSRGMI, encoded by the coding sequence ATGATAAGAGTCTGGAAAAGCCTGCGCCTGTCTCCCCGTTTCTTTTACATGTTTTCGGGCGTGGTCTTATTGTATGTGCTCAGCTTTGTGTTGCCGTTGCTCTATATTCCGGCGCATGTCTGTTTAGTAGCTTGTTTTGTGGTAGTAGTGGCCGATATTTTCAGGCTGTTCGCAAATAAGGAAGCGGTGGAAGCCGAGCGGGAAACGGCCAAGACTTTTTCCCTTTCAGATGAAAATACAATAAGGGTAAAAGTAAAAAACCTCACCGGGTTACGCTTGGATTGTGAACTTTATGATGATATACCCGCCGAATTTCAGCTCAGGGATCTCTCGTTCAGGTTGGAATTGAAAGCCGGGGAAACGAAAAAGTTCACTTACAAGCTCAGGCCTACCCGCCGTGGTGAGTTGGCGTTTGGCAATCTGAATATAGTGAGCCGGACGAACTGGGGCTTTGTGCGGAGACTGGACAAAATTCCGGCGGGATGTACGGTGGCGGTGTATCCGTCGGTTAAGCAGATGCGGGAATACGAGCTTCAGGCTTTTTCGAGGGTTACGACTGTGGAAGGCTTGAAAAAGCTTCGGCGCATTGGTCATAGCTACGAATTCGAACAAGTGAAACCGTACGTCCAGGGCGACGATTTCCGGAACATCAACTGGAAAGCCACCGGGCGCGGAGGCGCATTGATGGTAAACCAGTATGAGGACGAAAAAGCCCAGGACATTTATTGCGTAATCGACAAAAGCCGGAATATGCGTATGCCATTCGAAGGCATGAGCCTGCTGGACTATGCGATAAACACAAGTCTGGCTATTTCGAACGTCGCTTTGCGCAAAGAGGATCGGGCCGGTCTCCTGACTTTTTCCGACAGTATAGGAACGGTTATAAAGTCCGACAGGAAAAGAACCCAGCTCCGCAGCATTCTAAACGCCCTTTATAATGAACAGGAGCGGGATTTGGAGTCGAACTACGAGTTGTTGTATACCGTGATCCGTAAATTTATGCCCCAGCGGAGCCTGCTGATGCTTTTTACCAATTTCGAAAGCGTGACGGCCATGGAGCGGGTATTGCCCCTTTTGCGGAAAATCGGTCGCCTACACTTGTTGGTTGTGGTATTTTTCGAAAATACGGAGGTGAAAGCCATTGCCGGCGATCCGGCGACGGACCTGAGGGGGATTTACGAGAAAACGGTGGCCAAGCAATTCGTTCAGGAAAAAGATCGTATAGCTCAGGTGCTCGCCAACCACGGTATCCAAGTGATAAAAACCACCCCAAAAGATCTTTCCATCAACGCTTTGAACAAGTATCTGGAACTGAAGTCGAGGGGGATGATATAA
- a CDS encoding AAA family ATPase, whose amino-acid sequence MRLADSIRDEIGKVIVGQDNTVDLMLTGIFTGGHVLLEGMPGVAKTLAAKMLAKTLSVDFSRVQFTPDLMPSDVLGTMVFNMKDSEFSFKPGPVFSNVVLVDEINRSPAKTQSALFEIMEERQVSIDGTTHKMDYPFFIVATQNPIEQEGTYKLPEAQLDRFLFRIKVGYPELSEEKMILRRFREDLSGKKTHEEVRPIFNAEELKACQEIIENIHIKDELVDYIAELTYKTRHHPDLFLGASPRASLAIMNSSKATAAIRGRDFVTPDDIRFVSAPVLNHRVILTPEREMEGMEVEDVINGIIKQIEVPR is encoded by the coding sequence ATGCGCTTGGCCGACAGTATCCGCGACGAGATAGGGAAAGTGATCGTGGGGCAGGACAATACCGTGGATTTGATGTTGACGGGAATTTTCACCGGCGGTCACGTGCTTTTGGAAGGTATGCCCGGTGTGGCCAAGACTTTGGCGGCGAAGATGCTGGCCAAGACGCTTTCCGTAGATTTTTCCAGAGTCCAGTTTACGCCGGACCTTATGCCCTCGGACGTGTTGGGAACCATGGTTTTCAATATGAAAGATTCCGAATTCAGCTTTAAGCCCGGGCCGGTATTCTCCAATGTGGTGTTGGTCGACGAGATCAACCGCTCTCCGGCCAAGACGCAGTCGGCTTTGTTCGAGATCATGGAAGAGCGACAAGTGTCGATTGACGGAACTACGCACAAGATGGATTATCCGTTCTTTATCGTGGCTACCCAAAACCCGATAGAGCAGGAAGGAACCTACAAACTTCCCGAAGCGCAACTCGACAGGTTCCTTTTCCGGATTAAAGTCGGTTATCCCGAGCTTTCGGAAGAGAAAATGATCCTTCGCCGTTTCCGTGAAGACCTTTCAGGCAAAAAAACGCACGAAGAAGTTCGCCCGATTTTCAATGCCGAAGAGCTTAAAGCTTGCCAGGAGATTATCGAAAACATACATATCAAAGACGAATTGGTCGATTATATCGCCGAGCTGACGTACAAGACCCGCCACCATCCGGACTTGTTCTTGGGTGCTTCCCCGAGGGCTTCGTTGGCCATTATGAATTCGTCGAAAGCTACCGCCGCCATCCGCGGGCGCGATTTCGTTACTCCGGACGACATCCGTTTCGTTTCGGCTCCCGTGCTGAACCACCGCGTTATCCTTACGCCGGAGCGGGAGATGGAAGGAATGGAAGTGGAGGATGTTATCAACGGAATTATTAAGCAAATCGAGGTTCCGAGATGA
- a CDS encoding RNA polymerase sigma-70 factor, with product MDDRKLLFHRAFLSFYSPICAYVAQYTKDMAEAEELVQQAFYKAWEAGREFESETHLKNYLYRSTYNMTLNWKRHQSIVREHQAYTKHVMADQYGTEADGFEINEILENTVKSLPDQCRRAFELNRFGGLKYKEVADTMGLSVRTVEVHVSKALKKLRESMKDYLEPH from the coding sequence ATGGACGACAGAAAACTACTCTTTCACAGAGCTTTCTTGTCATTCTATTCTCCAATTTGCGCCTATGTCGCCCAATACACCAAAGACATGGCCGAGGCGGAGGAACTTGTTCAGCAAGCGTTTTACAAGGCTTGGGAGGCGGGAAGGGAGTTCGAGTCCGAAACGCACCTGAAGAACTACCTGTACCGCTCTACCTATAATATGACCCTGAACTGGAAAAGGCATCAAAGTATTGTCAGGGAACACCAAGCCTACACAAAACACGTAATGGCCGACCAATACGGTACGGAAGCCGACGGATTCGAGATAAACGAAATTCTGGAAAACACGGTCAAATCCCTCCCCGACCAATGCCGGCGAGCTTTCGAGCTTAACCGCTTCGGCGGGCTCAAATACAAGGAAGTGGCCGACACCATGGGCCTTTCCGTCCGTACCGTGGAAGTGCACGTGTCCAAAGCGCTGAAGAAACTCCGGGAATCGATGAAAGACTATCTGGAACCGCACTGA